A section of the Trachemys scripta elegans isolate TJP31775 chromosome 10, CAS_Tse_1.0, whole genome shotgun sequence genome encodes:
- the LOC117883577 gene encoding uncharacterized protein LOC117883577, with protein sequence MNRRWCSAREHRTPIPPQYYPHPTTVCSSRTSASARSRPSLSRSVPQDQLVLPGPLASQDQAVPWQGQWCQWAPWPQAPVPPGLRSVVGASQAQPTSPPWHRDEAVGTDPPAPTRAPGQDVELPAQLGADDTAALTSSAPDDSVAPLPPVSQEDFKAHQELLRRVALNLQLQAEEMEEPSDKLFNVLTSSRPGRVAFLLHQGVANITTGLWQTPASLGPISKKAERKYFVPTKGLEYFYSHPTPNSLVVESVNYRERHRQPAPTPKDKDACRLDSFGRKVYSSASFQLRVANHQALLSRYDFNLWGPLPKFEPSVHEQARKEFRALVEEGAAATKAALQVASDAADMAARSMAAAISMRRASWLSLSGLSAESQSIMQDLPFDDRALFADQTDTRLHGMKDSHTTLQTLGLYVPPAKDKPRPHTSAPQARGRYEPPRKKQREQRLRSQCQSHSAPHPGPSKARRPGKQCF encoded by the coding sequence aacccccattccaccccagtactATCCCCATCCAACCACTGTTTGTTCGTCCCGGACCTCCGCCTCGGCACGCAGCCGTCCCTCATTGAGCCGCTCGGTGCCGCAGGACCAGCTGGTCCTTCCAGGCCCCCTTGCGTCCCAGGACCAGGCCGTTccctggcagggacagtggtgccagtgggcaccgtggccccaggCACCGGTACCGCCGGGACTCCGCTCCGTGGTGGGAGCATCCCAGGCCCAGCCGACGTCGCCGCCTTGGCACCGTGATGAGGCAGTGGGCACCGACCCTCCAGCACCGACTCGGGCCCCAGGTCAGGACGTCGAGCTACCGGCACAGCTGGGTGCAGACGACACCGCAGCACTGACCTCCTCGGCACCGGATGACTCCGTGGCTCCACTTCCTCCGgtctctcaggaggatttcaaGGCCCACCAGGAGCTACTCAGGAGGGTGGCATTgaacctccagctccaggccgaggagatggaggaaccaTCGGACAAGTTGTTCAATGTCCTTACCTCCTCGAGGCCGGGCCGCGTGGCCTTCCTGCTCCATCAGGGGGTGGCTAATATCACTACTGGCCTCTGGCAAACCCCGGCATCCCTGGGTCCTATCTCCAAAAAGGCCGAacggaagtactttgtgcccacAAAGGGGCTCGAGTACTTCTACTCCCACCCAACTCCGAACTCTCTAGTGGTGGAGTCCGTGAACTACCGGGAGAGACACCGCCAACCCGCTCCCACCCCCAAGGACAAAGACGCTTGCAGGCTGGATTCCTTTGGAAGAAAGGTTTATTCGTCTGCGAGCTTTcagctcagagtggccaaccaTCAGGCACTCTTGAGCAGATATGACTTTAACCTTTGGGGACCCCTGCCCAAATTTGAGCCTTCTGTTCACGAGCAGGCTAGGAAGGAGTTCCGGGCTCTAGTTGAGGAAGGTGCTGCGGCGactaaagcagcgctccaggtgGCCTCCGATGCGGCGGACATGGCCGCTCGTTCGATGGCCGCAGCGATCTCCATGAGAAGGGCATCCTGGCTTTCGCTCTCTGGACTATCGGCTGAGTCCCAGTCGATCATGCAGGACCTGCCATTCGACGATCGGGCCCTGTTTGCAGATCAAACAGACACGCGTCTGCACGGGATGAAAGACTCTCATACCACCCTGCAGACGCTAGGCCTGTACGTCCCGCCGgccaaggacaagcccaggcctcaCACCTCCGCTCCACAGGCTCGGGGCAGATATGAGCCCCCGCGTAAGAAGCAGCGGGAGCAGAGGCTCCGGTCACAATGTCAATCCCATTCGGCCCCTCATCCGGGGCCCTCTAAGGCCAGGAGGCCAGGGAAGCAGTGTTTTTGA